The DNA window TGCCTGGTGGCTGGCGCTGACGCTGACCGCAATGTCCATTCCCTTCGCAGTCCTCAAAGCACTGGCGATCGGTGAGGCGGTGCTTTTTGCGATTCTGATCGTTGGGCTGGTCTCCAGCCGGCATCTCTACACGCGGCCGGCTTCGCTGCTGCATGACCGGCTCAGCCCGGCCTGGTGGGTATGCATCACCTCGGTTTTGGCGCTTGCCGCTGGCATCCTGTTTTTCGTCTATAAGGAAGTGCCGTATAGCCACGATCTCTGGTGGCAGTTCGAGATGTCGGCGGCCGCGCCGCGCTCGCTGCGCGCCGCCATCGGCATAGGGCTGGCGACGGCCGTCGTGGCCTCATGGCTTCTGATCCGGCCGCCGTCCGGTCGCATAGAGCCGTTGAGCGCCGACGACCTCACCCGCGCCGTCGCCGTCCTGGCCGGCACCGGTCACGCCTATGCGAACCTCGTGCGGATGGGCGACAAGAACCTGATCTTCTCCGACGAGGGCGACACCTTCCTGATGTACGTCAAGCGCGGCCGCTCCTGGATCTCGCTGGGCGATCCGGTTGGCGCGGACGTCGGCCGGCGCGAACTCATCTGGCGGTTCATCGAGACAGCTCGCGCGCACGGCGGCCGGGCCGTTTTCTATCAGGTACCGGCCGAGAGCCTCTCTCTTTATGCCGATGCCGGCCTGTCCGCCTTCAAGTTGGGCGAAGAGGCGGTCGTCGATCTCGCCGCTTTCGATATCAAGGGTACGCGGCGCGGCAACTTGCGCAATGCCATCAACAAGGCCGAGCGTGACGGCGTCGTCTTCGAGGTGGTGCCGCCGGAGGGTGTGCCGGCTATTCTCGATGAGCTCGCCACTGTTTCGACGAGTTGGCTGGAAGCCCGTAAGGCTCGGGAAAAGGCCTTCTCGATGGGCGCCTTCGAACCGGACTACATCGTATCGCAGCCGGTCGCGGTGCTGAAAAAGGCAGGGCGCATCTTCGCCTTCGCGACGCTGATGATCTCCGGCGATGGCCGGGAGGCAGCGATCGACCTGATGCGGTTTACGCCCAAGTCGCCCAACGGCACCATGGAACTGTTGTTCACCCGCGTGCTGTTGCACTTCAAGGCGGCCGGTTATGCCACCTTCAGCCTTGGCATGGCGCCACTGGCCGGTCTATCCGACAGCCCGATGGCGCCGCTCTGGCACAAGCTCGGTCGCGCCGCCTTCGAGCACGGTAATGCCTTCTACAATTTCCACGGTCTGCGTGCCTTCAAGACCAAGTTCGATCCGGTCTGGCGGCAGCGCTACATGGCAGTGGCCGGCGGGCTCAATCCGCTGCTGGCGCTAGCCGATGTGACCTTTGTCATCTCCGGCGGTCTCAAGGGAGCCGTTTCCAAATGAAGCGACTGATACTGTTCGTCATGACCGGCCTCCTTTTGGCGGCCGGTATAGCGACGAGCGCATTTATCTATCTTTTCCCCAGCCTGCCGGTCGAAAAGACGGACACTCTCGGTATCGCCGAGGTGATCGCACCGCGCAAAGAGCCGACTGGCATCGTCTATTTGCTGTCGAGCGCCGGTGGCTACGGTTTTTGGGATCGCGTGACGGCCCGCCGCTATGCGGCAAAGGGCGCGATCGTCGTCGGTATCGATACGCCGGCCACGTTCGCCAAAGCGGAAAAGCTCCCCGATGACTGCGTCTACTTCGTCTCCGACGTCGAGCAGGTCAGCCAGGACATTCAGCGGGTGCTGGATGTCGACAGCTATCATTCGCCGTTGATTGTCGGCAGCGATCTCGGCGGCACCTTCGCCCTGGCGCTGGCCGCCCAATCGCCGGATGCCACGATCGGCCGCACGATCGCCGTCGATCCGCGCGCGGCGCTGCCGCTGCGCAAGGAGCTGTGCAGCGACGCCAAGCACGCCAAAGCGGCGGACGGCAACGGCTGGGTCTATGAGCTTCAGAAGGGGCACCTTCCCGACCCGATCGACGTTTATCTGACCCGCGACGCCGACCCAACCGGGGCCTCGCATGTCGATGAACTGGTCGGATCAGGCTTTGGCATTGCCACGGCCAAGAGCGTGAAAGTCGCCAGCCGGACGCTGGACGGCGCGGTGCTCGAGCAGTTGGTGAGCAAGGAAGACAACGGATCGCCGCTGGCCGGTATTCCGATCACCCTGGTGCCGGCCACGGCGACGCACGACACCATGGTCATCATCTATTCTGGCGATGGCGGTTGGCGCGACATCGACGCCGAGATCGGCGGCTATCTGGCCAAGGCCGGCGTGCCTGTGGTCGGCATCGACTCGCTACGCTATTTCTGGAACGATATCGACCCGGCCGACGCCGCCGACGACCTTGCCAAGGTGATCGACGCCTACACGAAGAAGTGGAACGTCCACAAGGTGGCGCTCGTCGGCTATTCCTTCGGCGCCGATGCGCTGCCGGCCATCTATCAAGCGCTGCCCGCCGACCACAAGGCCAGCGTCAATCTCGTCTCGTTGCTCGCCTTCACCGGTGCGCGGCAGTTCGAAATTCAGGTCTCAGGTATCCTTGGCGGCAAGACCGACCCCAACGGACCGTCGACGCTTCCGGACCTCGAGAAAATCGAGCCGGCCAAGGTGCAGTGCATCTATGGCAGCGAGGACGATGAGACGGCTTGCACACGCCTGCCGAAAGACAAGGGCTTCAGCCTGATCGTCCATCCCGGCGGTCATCACTTCAACGACGACTACAAGCCGGTCGCCAAGGACATTCTCGATCGCCTTGTTCCGCAGGACACCGCGTCGACCGCCGTGGAGGCACAGGCAACGCCTTGACGAAGCCGCCGGGAACGGGGAACAAGGCGTCATGCGCTTTCCCGTTCCGTTGGTTCCCGGCCGGCTCGTCCGCCGTTACAAACGCTTCCTCGCCGACTGTCTTCTGGACAGTGGCGAGGAGGTAACCGCCCACGTCGCCAATTCGGGTTCCATGCTCGGCCTTGCGACGCCCGGTTCTCGCGTCTATCTCTCCCGTTCCGACAATCCGAAGCGTAAGCTTGCCTGGAGCTGGCAGCTCATCGAGGTGGACGTTACGCTGGTCGGCATCGATACCGGCCTTTCCAACCGCATCGTCGCCGAGGCGATCGCTGAGGGGCGCATTCCCACCCTTGCCGGCTACGAGACGCTGCGTCGCGAGGTGCCCTACGGCGCGCGCAGTCGTGTCGACATGTTGCTAGAAGGCGCGGGACGCCCGCCCTGCTATGTCGAGGTCAAGTCCGTCACTTTGTCGCGCAAGGTGGGGATGGCCGAGTTTCCCGATGCCGTTACCGCGCGTGGGGCAAAACATCTCGCCGAGCTTGCCGCCGTGGTCAAAGCCGGAGCACGGGCCGTCCTTGTCTATCTCGTACAGCGCGGCGACTGTGATCGCTTCGAGCTCGCCGCCGATATCGATCCGGCTTACGCCATGGCGGCGGGGGCGGCTCGCGCAGCCGGCGTCGAAATGCTGGTGGCGCGCACCGTGATCACGCCGGAGGGAATCGAAATCCGACCCGATTTCTGACAGAATAGTGAAACACAGCCGTGTACTCGGCGCGGTGCTTGGGTATATGACGACGAAAACACGAGGCCGTTCGGCTTCCAATGCCAGATACAGGTTGGTTGATCCGATGATCAATTATGTCGACGCGGCGGTCGCTCCGCTGCGCAACACCGGAGACATTCGCCTTTACACCGCGGCCGACTTCGACGGCATGCGCAAGGCCTGTCAGTTGACCGCCGGCTGCCTCGATGAGCTCGTGGATATCGTCAAGCCGGGCGTTTCCACGCAGGAGATCGACGACTTCGTCTATAATTATGGCTGCGATCATGGCGCCCTGCCGGCCACCATCTATTATCGCGGCTATACCAAGTCGGTCTGTACCTCGATCAACCATGTGGTCTGCCACGGCATTCCCGATGACAAGCCGCTGCGCGAGGGCGACATCGTCAACATCGACGTCACCTTCATTGTTGATGGCTGGCACGGCGATTCCTCGCGCATGTATGGCGTTGGCGTCATCAAGCGCGCGGCCGAGCGGCTGATCGATGTGACGCATGAGTCGCTGATGCGCGGCATTGCCGCCGTACGGCCCGGAAACACCACTGGTGATATCGGCGAAGCCATTCAGAGATATGTCGAGAGCGAGCGCTGCTCAGTGGTACGCGATTTCTGTGGCCACGGCGTCGGCAAGCTATTCCACGACACGCCGAATATCCTGCATTACGGCCGCAAAGGCGAAGGTCCCGTGCTGAAGCCGGGCATGATTTTCACCATCGAGCCGATGGTCAATCTCGGCCGGCCGCATGTGAAGGTGTTGTCCGACGGCTGGACGGCGGTAACGCGCGACCGTTCGCTATCGGCGCAGTTCGAACACGCCGTCGGCGTCACCGATGCGGGCTGCGAGATCTTCACGCTGTCGCCGAAGGGCCTGTTCAAACCGCCGCTGAAGGCTGCCTGAAGGTTCTCAGCACCCGGCGGCCATCGGACAGCCGGGATTGGCGCAGCTCGACGGGTTGCAACCCGGTTCGGCTGCGAACGACGCCTTGGCTGCTCCCACGCTGGGGGCCATCAGGGCCTTTTCGACATGCGCAACACCGCAGGACGGGCAGGCGTAATCGGCCTTCTTTGCCTCCCAGTCGGCATTGCCGCCGAACCAGTCGTCGAAGTCGTGGCCGCAGGCGGCGCAGTGCAGGTTGAAATGGATCATGGCTGGGCCGTGGTCTCTCGTGTTGTCGTGGCTGATAGGTCGCCGCGACGGCCGATCCTGTCAAGCGCAGTTCCCCCTAGGAGCCAGGCTCTAGCCGGTGCGTGGATCGTCATGCGTGCTGACGGATGCACGATTGCGATGCTCAAGGCCTCGAAGCCGCCACAGGTCTGTCTTCGCGGCATCTCAATCCTGGGGCAGGATCGGGCCATAGGATGCAACCGTGTCTCGGGGGAGATCAACGTGAAATCGATGTTGTTTGCCGCCGCGCTTTTGAGCGCCGCTTCGCCTCTCGTACTGGCAACCACGGCCTTTGCCGATGACAAGGTGGGTTCCGTGCTGTTGTCGTCGGGAGGGCTGGCCGAGATCGTTCGCAACGTCGATCTCGCGGCGGGTGAAAGCCATCTGGCGCTGCAAATTCCCGCCGACCAGGCCGACGATGTTCTCAAGAGCCTTCTCGTCAGCGACCCCGGAGGCTCCATCGTCTCTGTTACCCTCGACGGCGCCAACGCCGTTGGCGAGGCGTTCAAACGCCTGCCGCTGAAGCGTGAGGATCTCGCCTCCACGGCCACCATCGCCGCCGCCATGGCCGGCTATGCGGCGACGATTGACGATGGCGCCGGCCACAAGGCAAGCGGTGTCATTCTCGGTGTCAGCAAGGTGCCGCGCGCGACCCAGGGGCAACCGATCGAGCTGCCGGCGGTGACGCTACGCCAGGACGACGGCAGTTTCGCCGAAGTGTTGCTTGGCCCCGGAGCGAGTATCACCTTCGCCGACAAGGATTTGCAGGCACGCCTTGACGCGGCGATTTCCGCCGTTCGAATGGCGGCCGACGCCAATTTCCGCACGCTCAGCATCGAAACGACAGGGAAGGGCGCGCGCACGGTACGGCTTTCCTACGTGGTCGCAGCGCCGGTGTGGAAGGCCGCCTATCGCATTGTGCCGGCCGATGGCGGCAAATATCGCGTTCAGGGCTGGGCTGTGCTCGAGAATGGCAGTGGGGACGACTGGAGCGGAGTCCAGCTAACGCTGTCGTCGGCCAATCCGGTGGCGCTCAAGCAGCGCCTCGTCGACATGTACTGGCGCGAGAGGCGCGAGGCGCCACTGCTGCTGCCGGGTGGTGCGATCAATCCGATCGTCGATGGCGCACCGGCGGGTGGTGCTCTTGATGAGTCAATGGAAGGCGAGGCCGATCTGCCTGGGGACGAGCCGTTGGGCTTGACGGCAATGCGAGCACAAGCCGCGCCTGCACCAGTCGAACCGTCGCGCGGCCCGGAGGCCGTCTCGGTTGAGGGCGACGTTGGCGTTACTTTCGCGCTACCACAACCAGTGACCCTTAAGGCTGGCGAGACGTTGACAGTGCCGATCATCGATGCCGATATCGACGCCGACCTCGTGTCGCTATGGCGTGATGGCAATGGCATGGCGCCGCAGGCAGCCGTTTTCCTATCGAATACTACCGGCAAGAGCGTGCCGCCGGGCATCTTCACGGTCTATGGGCCGGATGGTTATCTCGGGGACGCACAGGTGGCGGGCATTCCGCCCGGTGAGAAGCGCTTCGCTGCATTTGCCGCAGATCCGAAGACACAAGTTGTCAAAGACCAAAAGCAACAGATGACCATTGTCGGTCTTTCCAGCCGCGACGGTGTTCTGAGCTTTCGGAGGTCGAACGTTTACACCACCCTTTATCGCCTCACTGCGCCTAAGGGCGAGGCACGCACAGTAATGATTGATCATGACAAATTCAGTGGCACCGAGGCGACCACTGATGCCGAAGTGGTGTCCAACGAGCGGGGTTGGTTGCGCCTCAGAACCAAGATTTCGGCAGGTACAACCAAGATTGTTCGGGTGACAGAGACCCTCCCAGATACGTATGAAATCCGGATAGCCGACACTACTGCTGAATCGCTGCTGAGCTATGCCTCGATCCGTGACATCGAACCGGCGATGGCCCGCAAACTAAAGGAGCTCGCCGCCATCAAGGGGCGCGTTGCGGATGCTCAACGGTCGATTGAGAAGGCAGATCAGACCCTCAAACGGCAGTCTGACGAGCAGGAGCGCATCCGTGCCAACCTTGGCGCTCTTCCGGAAACCTCCGACAGTGCCAAGTCATATATCGCCAAACTCACGCGCACCGAAAAGGCGATCGAGGAGGCCGAGGCTGCGCGGACCGAAGCGCAGGCAAGGGCCGACCGGGAACGGACCGCGCTCGATGCGGCGATTGCCGCGTTCTGAGACATCTCAGTCTGATACCTCGCTCGGCAACCCGTAGACGGGCTCCCAACGCAGCCATTTCTCCCGCACCGCCGTGTCGAGATCGATGCCGGCGGCGCGGGCGAATAGCAGCAGCTGACAGAAAACATCGGCCACTTCGGCGGGAAGCTGTTCCGCCCCGTCATTGGCGTGCCGACGCGAACGGCCGGTACGGGAGAGCCAGGCCTGGGTCATCTCGCCCATTTCCTCCTGTACTTTCAGAAGGAACCAATCGCCGCTCCGGTCGATGGCATAGGTGGCGGCATAAGCGGTCGAGATCGCCTCCAGACGGTCGGCGAGGGCGTTGAGAGACGGGCTGGACATGGAGATTCTCCCTTCGGATTGTCCCGGCAAGAGGAGCATGCCGTCTGTCTCGACGCTGTCAGTATGCCTTGTCGCCAAATCTGCTAGAGCAACGTGCGCTCTGACGAACGCGCGTTGCTCTAGTTCTTTGTTGTCGCATTGTTTTTGCGGAAAACCGGTTTCCACTTTTCCGCACAATGCTCTAGGCTGGCTCGGGCTACAACGGAATCGACCATGAACGAGCTTCAGGGCGGCAAGATCAACCCGCCGCATTACACCGGCCACCGCGAACGGCTGCGCGAACGCTTTCGCACTGCCGGCGACGAGGCGATCGCCGATTACGAGTTGCTGGAACTGGTCCTGTTCCGGTCGATTCCCCGCCAGGACGTCAAACCGCTCGCCAAGGAATTGCTGGCCGCCTTCGGCTCGTTCGCCGAGGTGATCGGCGCGTCGGAAGCTCGTCTCAAGACGGTGAAGGGCATTGGCGAGGCCACGGTTCTCGACTTCAAGGTCGTACACGCCGCGTCGCGCCGCATTGCCCGGTCGAGTGTGGTGAAGCGGCCGATCCTGTCATCCTGGTCGGCGGTGATTGATTATTGCCGCACCGCCATGGCCTATGAGGATCGCGAGCAGTTCCGCGTTCTCTTCCTCGACAAGAAAAACCAGATGATCGCCGACGAGGTGCAGCAGACCGGCACCGTCGACCACACGCCGGTCTATCCGCGCGAAGTGGTGAAGAGGGCGCTGGAGCTGGCCGCCACTGCCGTCATTTTAGTGCACAACCATCCATCGGGCGATCCGACGCCGTCGCGGGCCGATGTGACCATGACCAAGCAAGTGATCGACGCCGCCACGCCGCTTGGCATCGCCGTGCATGACCACATCATTATCGGTCGCGACGGTCACGCCAGTCTCAAGGGCCTGCAGCTCATCTGAGATCGTCGCGCGGTAATCGCGGCTGGAACCCGGTAGCGGTGAGGATAGGCCAGCTACGGTCCGACAAAAGAAAGTCATGTAATCGACGGGCAGCTTCGTCGGCCACTGGAGCCAGCGCCACGCCGTAGTTGATCGTCGGGGCCAGCATTGGCGGAACGGGAACAACGCTGAAGGCTGGATCGTCCGTTGATAAGCGGACGTTTGACCAGTAGCTCACCATCAGATCGACCAAGCCCTCCTTGATCGCCCATCCCGGCCCACGGTCCGGCGGCCGTGGCGGCGTGTTACGACCGCCGACCAATTTTTGTGCGCGTCTCTTGAGATCAATGCCGAGGCCGGGCTGCTTTGCCTCGATGCGGTCGAACATCTCGAAGGCATAGTCGCCGGCTGGATCGTCTCCCGGCGTGGATGTACCGATGCGTACCGTGGGATCGGCAAGGACCGAAAGGAAGTTACTTTCGGTCAAACCCAACTCAGCCCGGGCCACAATGCAAAGCCTGTTGCGGGCAAAGCAGGTTGGCGGTTGCGCCAAGCCTACCGCTGCAAGGCGTTGGGGATGAGCCATGTTGGCCGACGCGAAAAGGTCGAATGCCTCGCCGGCTTCGATTCGCTCCCTCAGTAACCCTGCTGGTCCGAGCGACAGCGAAGCGGCAATGCCGGTTTCGGCGCCGAAGGCTTCGATGATCGCCGGAAGAGCATGGCGAAGGCTACCGGCGGCGAGAACCCGGATGGGCGGAAGCGGTTCAGTCATGCATGGCCCCTGTCATCGCGAGAATGGTAGAGCGGAACGAAGGCGCTCTGTCGTGCTCCGGTTCGATCGAGCGGCACCGAGACGATCGGCAGACCGTAGAGCGCCTTCAGGTTGGCTTCGGTCAGCACATCGCCAATCGGCCCAAACAGGGTATCCGCCCCCTCCAACATGATGAGGGCGTTGTCGGCGACCGTTATCGCATGGTTCGGCTGATGGGTGGTGAAAGCGATGGCAATGCGATGCCGGTCGGCAAGGTCACCGAGCAGCGTCAACACCACGTCCTGATTTTTGAGGTCCAGCGCGGAGGCTGGCTCGTCGAGGAGCAGAACGGCGTTGTCGCCGGCCAACGCGCGGGCGATCAGCACCAGCTGGCGTTCGCCACCCGAAAGGGCATCGATACCGCGCCCTGCGAAACCGGCCATGCCGGTTGCCTCCAGTGCCGCCATCGCTTTTTCGACGTCGTCCTTGCTCGGCATCCGGAAGAGCGGGATGTGGCGGGCGCGGCCCATCAGCACCACGTCGAGCACGCTGTAGGGAAACGAGCCTGAATAGGCCTGCGGGACAAAGCCGGTCCGCGGATTCAGGTCGAGCTTCCGGCTGGTGGTCGGTGTGAGCAGGCCGGCCAATACGCGGAGCAGGGTGGATTTTCCACGACCGTTGGGACCGAGCACGGCGGTGATTTCGCCAGCCCTCAACGATAAGTCGAGGTTGCGAAACTGCCAGCGCTTTCCATCGTAGGACTGACTCGCCGCCTCGATCGTGAGGAGGGCACCGTCATCCGTCATGGCCACCCCTTTCGGTTTTGCGCAGGAGGAGGGCGAAGACCGGTGCGCCGATCAGCGCCGTCAGGATTCCCAGGGGTATTTCCGTCGCCGTGAGGGTACGCGCCACCGTGTCGATGATGAGCAGGAAGAGGGCGCCGATCAGCAACGAGGCCGGCATCAGGGACCGGTGGTCGGGGCCGACCAGAATGCGCGCCATGTGGGGCACCACCAGCCCGATCCAACCAATGATGCCACTGACGGCAACCTGGGCAGCCACAACCACCGCCACCAGGACGAGCACGAACCAGCGCAGTCGCTCAACCTTGATGCCGAGCGCGCGGGCCTCCTCGTCGCCGAGGGACAGGATGTTGATCCGCCAGCGCAACGCCAGCAGTAGCCCGCAACCGGCGAGCATCGGGACGGCGACGAGGTTGAGCTTGTCCCAGCTCGCCGTCGCGAAGCTGCCCATCAGCCAGAACACAATAGTCGGCAGGGTGTCTTCGCTGTCGGCGACATATTGCACGAGGCTGACCAACGCTGTGAAGAAGCCATTGATCACCACGCCTGCCAGCACCAGGGCCAGTATGTTGCGGCGGGCGATGACGTCGTTGAGCGCATAGACAAGGACGATTGCCGCGACGCCGCACGCGAAGGCCGAGCCGAGCAGGCCGACGTGCGTGGCGCCGAGGAGAATGGCGAGCGTGCCGCCAAAGGCGGCTCCGGAGGACACGCCGATGACTTGCGGCCCGATCAGCGGGTTGCGGAACACGCCCTGCAACGTCGCACCGGCCAGCGACAGGCTGGCTCCCGACATGAGAGCCAGAAGGATGCGCGGCAGGCGAATGGTGAAGACGACATTCGCCTCCGTGGCACCCACCGGCTCGACCGGCGGGACGATGGGCGCCAGGATGATGCCGACCACACGGGTTAGCGGAATGCCGTACCGACCAATGCCGAGCGCGACCACCGCGGCCGCCATCACCAGCAGGACGAGACCCGTGGTGGTGGCGCGCGGCGGCCGGCCAGGCCTGATTGAGAACCTCATTGCGCCGGGGCTACGTAGTCGACGCCGTAGAACTGGCGATAGTAGGCGTTGGCCTCGGTCTGCATGTCGATGTCGGCGAAGCGGCTGGGATAAAGGACCTTGGCCATCCACAGTTCGCCAAGCGCCATGGCTTCGGGCATCGGGTATCCCCAAGCCTTGGCGTATTCCGGCATCAAGTAGACTTTCTTCGTCTTGACGGCGT is part of the Pleomorphomonas sp. PLEO genome and encodes:
- the mprF gene encoding bifunctional lysylphosphatidylglycerol flippase/synthetase MprF: MLAAVPTEPPEVSSDQPGRLARLKPVIVAVVALLIVGLSVLALSRLLSTVVYDDLITAIEDTSWSRVGLALLFTSGSFLALSIYDVHALHFAGAKLPYRLVALASFCAYAVGNIAGFGPLTGGSVRYRFYSPFGLEPEAIAKVVAYVAAAFGFGLTFVAGMGLTISGPDLAALIGMPGATVRGIGLLMLAGVGAVLLFSAMRRGSVTVFGRAVALPNVRDIVSQLVATSVDVACAAAVLYVLLPDGDVSFPTVLAVFSVAIGAGVLSHLPGGVGIFETIVVGALGTRLPIDGVISALLLYRVIYYVVPLVVAVAAMIVSEARRATVASPALTAAVSGITPIVLGTLAIVLGAMLVFSGVTPPADTRLDLMYAFIPLPLVEGAHFVGSVLGVFMIVAGRGLVHRLDGAWWLALTLTAMSIPFAVLKALAIGEAVLFAILIVGLVSSRHLYTRPASLLHDRLSPAWWVCITSVLALAAGILFFVYKEVPYSHDLWWQFEMSAAAPRSLRAAIGIGLATAVVASWLLIRPPSGRIEPLSADDLTRAVAVLAGTGHAYANLVRMGDKNLIFSDEGDTFLMYVKRGRSWISLGDPVGADVGRRELIWRFIETARAHGGRAVFYQVPAESLSLYADAGLSAFKLGEEAVVDLAAFDIKGTRRGNLRNAINKAERDGVVFEVVPPEGVPAILDELATVSTSWLEARKAREKAFSMGAFEPDYIVSQPVAVLKKAGRIFAFATLMISGDGREAAIDLMRFTPKSPNGTMELLFTRVLLHFKAAGYATFSLGMAPLAGLSDSPMAPLWHKLGRAAFEHGNAFYNFHGLRAFKTKFDPVWRQRYMAVAGGLNPLLALADVTFVISGGLKGAVSK
- a CDS encoding AcvB/VirJ family lysyl-phosphatidylglycerol hydrolase; this translates as MKRLILFVMTGLLLAAGIATSAFIYLFPSLPVEKTDTLGIAEVIAPRKEPTGIVYLLSSAGGYGFWDRVTARRYAAKGAIVVGIDTPATFAKAEKLPDDCVYFVSDVEQVSQDIQRVLDVDSYHSPLIVGSDLGGTFALALAAQSPDATIGRTIAVDPRAALPLRKELCSDAKHAKAADGNGWVYELQKGHLPDPIDVYLTRDADPTGASHVDELVGSGFGIATAKSVKVASRTLDGAVLEQLVSKEDNGSPLAGIPITLVPATATHDTMVIIYSGDGGWRDIDAEIGGYLAKAGVPVVGIDSLRYFWNDIDPADAADDLAKVIDAYTKKWNVHKVALVGYSFGADALPAIYQALPADHKASVNLVSLLAFTGARQFEIQVSGILGGKTDPNGPSTLPDLEKIEPAKVQCIYGSEDDETACTRLPKDKGFSLIVHPGGHHFNDDYKPVAKDILDRLVPQDTASTAVEAQATP
- the sfsA gene encoding DNA/RNA nuclease SfsA, whose amino-acid sequence is MRFPVPLVPGRLVRRYKRFLADCLLDSGEEVTAHVANSGSMLGLATPGSRVYLSRSDNPKRKLAWSWQLIEVDVTLVGIDTGLSNRIVAEAIAEGRIPTLAGYETLRREVPYGARSRVDMLLEGAGRPPCYVEVKSVTLSRKVGMAEFPDAVTARGAKHLAELAAVVKAGARAVLVYLVQRGDCDRFELAADIDPAYAMAAGAARAAGVEMLVARTVITPEGIEIRPDF
- the map gene encoding type I methionyl aminopeptidase, which codes for MINYVDAAVAPLRNTGDIRLYTAADFDGMRKACQLTAGCLDELVDIVKPGVSTQEIDDFVYNYGCDHGALPATIYYRGYTKSVCTSINHVVCHGIPDDKPLREGDIVNIDVTFIVDGWHGDSSRMYGVGVIKRAAERLIDVTHESLMRGIAAVRPGNTTGDIGEAIQRYVESERCSVVRDFCGHGVGKLFHDTPNILHYGRKGEGPVLKPGMIFTIEPMVNLGRPHVKVLSDGWTAVTRDRSLSAQFEHAVGVTDAGCEIFTLSPKGLFKPPLKAA
- a CDS encoding DUF1178 family protein; protein product: MIHFNLHCAACGHDFDDWFGGNADWEAKKADYACPSCGVAHVEKALMAPSVGAAKASFAAEPGCNPSSCANPGCPMAAGC
- a CDS encoding DUF4139 domain-containing protein is translated as MLFAAALLSAASPLVLATTAFADDKVGSVLLSSGGLAEIVRNVDLAAGESHLALQIPADQADDVLKSLLVSDPGGSIVSVTLDGANAVGEAFKRLPLKREDLASTATIAAAMAGYAATIDDGAGHKASGVILGVSKVPRATQGQPIELPAVTLRQDDGSFAEVLLGPGASITFADKDLQARLDAAISAVRMAADANFRTLSIETTGKGARTVRLSYVVAAPVWKAAYRIVPADGGKYRVQGWAVLENGSGDDWSGVQLTLSSANPVALKQRLVDMYWRERREAPLLLPGGAINPIVDGAPAGGALDESMEGEADLPGDEPLGLTAMRAQAAPAPVEPSRGPEAVSVEGDVGVTFALPQPVTLKAGETLTVPIIDADIDADLVSLWRDGNGMAPQAAVFLSNTTGKSVPPGIFTVYGPDGYLGDAQVAGIPPGEKRFAAFAADPKTQVVKDQKQQMTIVGLSSRDGVLSFRRSNVYTTLYRLTAPKGEARTVMIDHDKFSGTEATTDAEVVSNERGWLRLRTKISAGTTKIVRVTETLPDTYEIRIADTTAESLLSYASIRDIEPAMARKLKELAAIKGRVADAQRSIEKADQTLKRQSDEQERIRANLGALPETSDSAKSYIAKLTRTEKAIEEAEAARTEAQARADRERTALDAAIAAF
- a CDS encoding pyrophosphatase, with the translated sequence MSSPSLNALADRLEAISTAYAATYAIDRSGDWFLLKVQEEMGEMTQAWLSRTGRSRRHANDGAEQLPAEVADVFCQLLLFARAAGIDLDTAVREKWLRWEPVYGLPSEVSD
- the radC gene encoding DNA repair protein RadC, which translates into the protein MNELQGGKINPPHYTGHRERLRERFRTAGDEAIADYELLELVLFRSIPRQDVKPLAKELLAAFGSFAEVIGASEARLKTVKGIGEATVLDFKVVHAASRRIARSSVVKRPILSSWSAVIDYCRTAMAYEDREQFRVLFLDKKNQMIADEVQQTGTVDHTPVYPREVVKRALELAATAVILVHNHPSGDPTPSRADVTMTKQVIDAATPLGIAVHDHIIIGRDGHASLKGLQLI
- a CDS encoding molybdate ABC transporter substrate-binding protein; translated protein: MTEPLPPIRVLAAGSLRHALPAIIEAFGAETGIAASLSLGPAGLLRERIEAGEAFDLFASANMAHPQRLAAVGLAQPPTCFARNRLCIVARAELGLTESNFLSVLADPTVRIGTSTPGDDPAGDYAFEMFDRIEAKQPGLGIDLKRRAQKLVGGRNTPPRPPDRGPGWAIKEGLVDLMVSYWSNVRLSTDDPAFSVVPVPPMLAPTINYGVALAPVADEAARRLHDFLLSDRSWPILTATGFQPRLPRDDLR
- a CDS encoding ABC transporter ATP-binding protein; this encodes MTDDGALLTIEAASQSYDGKRWQFRNLDLSLRAGEITAVLGPNGRGKSTLLRVLAGLLTPTTSRKLDLNPRTGFVPQAYSGSFPYSVLDVVLMGRARHIPLFRMPSKDDVEKAMAALEATGMAGFAGRGIDALSGGERQLVLIARALAGDNAVLLLDEPASALDLKNQDVVLTLLGDLADRHRIAIAFTTHQPNHAITVADNALIMLEGADTLFGPIGDVLTEANLKALYGLPIVSVPLDRTGARQSAFVPLYHSRDDRGHA
- a CDS encoding FecCD family ABC transporter permease, with protein sequence MRFSIRPGRPPRATTTGLVLLVMAAAVVALGIGRYGIPLTRVVGIILAPIVPPVEPVGATEANVVFTIRLPRILLALMSGASLSLAGATLQGVFRNPLIGPQVIGVSSGAAFGGTLAILLGATHVGLLGSAFACGVAAIVLVYALNDVIARRNILALVLAGVVINGFFTALVSLVQYVADSEDTLPTIVFWLMGSFATASWDKLNLVAVPMLAGCGLLLALRWRINILSLGDEEARALGIKVERLRWFVLVLVAVVVAAQVAVSGIIGWIGLVVPHMARILVGPDHRSLMPASLLIGALFLLIIDTVARTLTATEIPLGILTALIGAPVFALLLRKTERGGHDG